A section of the Candidatus Binatia bacterium genome encodes:
- the hemA gene encoding glutamyl-tRNA reductase: MDAQLLIVGVNHRWSPVEVRERLAVQPERVPDFLQRVAESPAIEEAAVLSTCNRVETVVVTRHLEDAAEAVVTQLSGEDRCSPRELEDNLLQYRGREAVRHLFRVAASLDSMVVGEPQILGQMKDFYRRAAAAGTIGVVLHRCFHKAFAVAKRVRTETGIASRAVSVSSAAVELASKVFDRLDDKTALLIGAGTMGELAARHLLSHGVRGLLVINRSFERAVAVAKQFAGTPMPWDELPQALIWADVVVGSTAAEGFVLKVETIREALRQRKFRPLFLIDLSVPRNFDPQINQIDQVYLFDIDDLSAVAEQNRGQRAIEAEQAELIVEAEVDAFMRWLRSLDAVPTIVALRERVEALRQQEVQRFFASHAELSAEARREIDAFSRALIAKFLHGPLTEIKRLGSKREKLYLAAARRLFHLDQETDEE; the protein is encoded by the coding sequence ATGGACGCTCAACTCCTGATCGTGGGGGTCAACCATCGGTGGTCTCCCGTTGAAGTGCGCGAGCGCTTGGCGGTCCAACCGGAGCGGGTTCCGGACTTCCTACAACGGGTCGCGGAATCTCCGGCAATCGAAGAGGCCGCGGTGCTTTCCACCTGCAACCGAGTGGAAACGGTTGTCGTCACCCGGCACTTGGAAGATGCCGCCGAGGCGGTGGTGACTCAACTCAGCGGCGAGGACCGTTGCTCGCCGCGGGAATTAGAGGACAATCTCCTGCAATACCGTGGCCGTGAGGCTGTGCGCCACCTGTTCCGCGTTGCGGCGAGCCTAGACTCCATGGTCGTTGGGGAGCCGCAAATTCTTGGCCAAATGAAGGACTTTTACCGCCGGGCGGCAGCGGCGGGAACAATTGGGGTCGTTTTGCATCGCTGCTTCCACAAAGCATTCGCGGTGGCCAAGCGAGTGCGTACGGAAACCGGAATCGCAAGCCGAGCGGTTTCTGTGAGCTCGGCGGCTGTGGAGCTCGCCTCGAAGGTATTCGATCGCCTGGATGACAAAACCGCGCTCCTCATCGGAGCCGGGACGATGGGAGAACTGGCCGCGCGACATTTGTTGTCGCACGGAGTCCGTGGTTTACTCGTGATCAATCGTAGCTTCGAGCGTGCGGTAGCGGTGGCCAAGCAGTTCGCAGGTACACCGATGCCGTGGGATGAACTACCACAGGCGCTCATATGGGCGGATGTTGTCGTAGGTTCGACGGCAGCAGAGGGTTTTGTACTCAAGGTGGAAACCATTCGCGAGGCTCTCCGCCAGCGGAAGTTCCGGCCCTTGTTTCTGATCGACCTGAGCGTGCCGCGTAACTTCGACCCGCAAATCAATCAAATCGATCAGGTCTACCTCTTCGATATTGATGACCTGTCCGCGGTTGCCGAGCAAAATCGCGGACAGCGTGCCATCGAAGCGGAACAGGCCGAACTGATCGTCGAGGCCGAGGTAGACGCCTTTATGCGGTGGCTCCGTTCTCTCGATGCGGTTCCAACCATCGTCGCCTTACGGGAGCGTGTCGAAGCACTCCGCCAGCAGGAAGTTCAGCGCTTCTTTGCGAGCCATGCGGAGCTTAGCGCTGAAGCACGACGAGAAATCGACGCCTTTTCGCGTGCGCTGATCGCTAAATTCCTTCATGGTCCTCTGACCGAGATCAAGCGGCTGGGAAGTAAGAGGGAAAAGCTTTACTTGGCGGCCGCACGCCGGTTGTTTCATCTGGATCAGGAGACCGACGAGGAATGA
- a CDS encoding translation initiation factor IF-1, with amino-acid sequence MSREDLIQIEGTVKEVLAGGQFLVESDKGQKFLAKIGGRMRRYHIRVIPGDRVTVAVSPYDPSHGLIMYRSS; translated from the coding sequence GTGAGTCGCGAAGATCTGATTCAAATTGAAGGGACGGTCAAAGAAGTGTTGGCTGGGGGCCAATTTCTTGTGGAATCGGACAAGGGCCAAAAGTTTTTGGCGAAAATCGGTGGTCGGATGCGCCGTTACCACATCCGCGTGATTCCTGGTGATCGCGTGACGGTTGCTGTTTCTCCGTACGATCCGTCCCACGGTTTGATTATGTATCGCAGCAGCTAA
- a CDS encoding heme biosynthesis protein HemY encodes MERPNEGQQHDVGPLLQLTPLAVEQAKAVLTRKGMPEGVLRVSVTGGGCSGMQYSLSLALEAQPGDLVFEQDGLRIAVESAARPYLQGAVIDYVTALHGAGFKFLNPNASRTCGCGSSFSVDRHGPGD; translated from the coding sequence ATGGAACGGCCTAACGAAGGGCAGCAACACGACGTGGGTCCGCTATTGCAACTCACACCGCTTGCGGTGGAGCAAGCGAAGGCAGTGTTGACGCGGAAAGGTATGCCTGAGGGAGTATTGCGCGTGAGCGTGACCGGGGGCGGTTGCTCGGGGATGCAGTATTCCTTGAGTCTGGCGTTAGAGGCCCAACCCGGCGACCTTGTCTTCGAACAGGATGGATTGCGGATTGCAGTAGAAAGCGCAGCGCGCCCATACCTCCAGGGGGCGGTAATCGACTACGTTACGGCTCTGCATGGGGCAGGTTTCAAGTTCTTGAACCCTAATGCCAGCCGAACGTGCGGTTGCGGTTCGTCGTTTTCCGTCGATCGTCATGGACCAGGAGACTGA
- the hemC gene encoding porphobilinogen deaminase, with amino-acid sequence MTKRVRIATRGSRLALAQSEWVAARIREARPDWITELVVIRTSGDQFTSRPLKAIGGKGLFVKEIQEALLAGEVECAVHSAKDLPAQSPPELVIAAVPAREDPRDVLVTQRGGSLEALPAGSVVGTSSPRRAALLRWLRPDVQVVPLRGNVETRLEKLERRQADGLVLAAAGLRRLRIWDRRCDVLSPELFVPAVGQGALVVETRADSWATDLAFLHDVPSGWALAAERAFLAAIGGSCHTSLGAYAVVEDGSIKVHGAVADAEGRQVFRAACTGHVEEAPEVGARLAQQLLACGAQRVLGKEPVEPIE; translated from the coding sequence ATGACCAAGCGCGTGCGGATCGCAACACGAGGGAGCAGGCTAGCCCTGGCGCAAAGCGAGTGGGTAGCGGCGAGAATTCGCGAAGCACGGCCAGACTGGATTACGGAGCTGGTTGTGATCCGAACCTCGGGCGACCAATTCACGAGTCGGCCGCTCAAGGCAATCGGCGGGAAAGGCTTGTTTGTGAAAGAAATTCAGGAGGCTCTTCTCGCAGGCGAGGTGGAATGCGCGGTGCACTCGGCGAAGGATCTTCCCGCCCAAAGCCCACCTGAATTGGTGATTGCTGCAGTCCCCGCGCGAGAGGACCCGCGTGACGTGCTCGTGACCCAAAGGGGTGGCTCCCTAGAAGCGCTTCCGGCTGGCTCGGTGGTGGGTACCAGCAGCCCTCGCCGGGCGGCTCTCTTGCGGTGGCTGAGACCGGATGTGCAAGTTGTACCCCTGCGTGGGAATGTGGAAACGAGGCTAGAAAAGCTCGAGCGTCGCCAAGCGGACGGGCTCGTCCTAGCCGCTGCGGGGCTGCGGCGTCTGCGTATCTGGGATCGGCGTTGCGACGTCTTGTCGCCGGAGCTGTTTGTTCCGGCGGTTGGCCAGGGTGCGCTGGTGGTGGAAACGAGAGCCGACTCCTGGGCCACCGATCTCGCGTTTTTGCATGACGTTCCGAGTGGCTGGGCCTTGGCTGCAGAACGTGCGTTTTTGGCTGCAATTGGTGGCTCTTGCCACACCTCGCTCGGAGCTTACGCCGTCGTCGAAGACGGATCGATCAAAGTGCATGGAGCCGTGGCTGATGCGGAAGGACGGCAGGTCTTCCGAGCTGCCTGCACGGGGCACGTGGAAGAGGCCCCCGAGGTCGGAGCCCGATTGGCGCAGCAACTGCTGGCTTGCGGCGCGCAGAGGGTTCTAGGCAAGGAGCCCGTGGAACCCATTGAGTGA
- the dxr gene encoding 1-deoxy-D-xylulose 5-phosphate reductoisomerase, whose translation MKALTILGSTGSIGVTTLDVVARFPDRLRVVALAAGTRVAQLAEQARRFQPRVVAVGAESAVDEFRQEFPDFKGDVVYGPEGLAYCATLPDVDLVVSALVGAIGLVPTLRAVESGKAVALANKEVLVAAGSLVTECARRSGATLWPLDSEHNAIFQVLQGHRREDVRRLILTASGGPFLRTPKTKLADVGPAEALKHPTWKMGAKITVDSATLMNKGLEVIEAHWLFGLDPSKIEVVIHPQSIVHSLVEYVDGSVLAQLGVPDMSIPIAYVLGHPERLPLNYLPRLDLAGAGKLEFESPDVERFPCLTLAYQALALGGTAPAVLNAANEEAVAAFLAGRAKFLDIPRVIQSVLHNHDPQVIDCLETVLRADQWARAKAHEIMR comes from the coding sequence ATGAAGGCACTAACCATCCTCGGTTCAACCGGCTCGATCGGGGTCACAACGCTCGATGTTGTGGCCCGCTTTCCGGACCGCCTGCGGGTGGTGGCACTCGCTGCGGGAACCCGTGTTGCACAACTGGCAGAACAGGCTCGCCGCTTTCAGCCTCGAGTCGTTGCCGTAGGTGCGGAGAGTGCCGTTGACGAGTTCCGACAGGAATTTCCGGACTTCAAAGGTGATGTCGTTTACGGTCCCGAGGGCTTGGCATACTGCGCAACGTTACCGGACGTGGATCTGGTCGTTTCCGCATTGGTTGGTGCCATTGGACTGGTTCCGACGCTGCGGGCGGTCGAGTCGGGTAAGGCGGTGGCGCTGGCGAACAAGGAGGTTCTCGTAGCGGCTGGATCGCTCGTGACGGAATGTGCTCGGAGAAGTGGAGCGACCCTCTGGCCCCTCGACAGCGAACACAACGCGATTTTCCAAGTTCTCCAAGGCCACCGCCGAGAGGACGTCCGGCGGCTCATTCTGACTGCTTCCGGCGGGCCGTTCCTGCGCACTCCTAAGACGAAGCTTGCGGATGTAGGCCCGGCGGAAGCTCTGAAGCACCCTACGTGGAAAATGGGAGCGAAAATCACGGTGGATTCAGCCACCTTGATGAACAAGGGCCTCGAGGTCATCGAGGCTCATTGGTTGTTCGGGCTGGACCCGTCGAAAATCGAAGTGGTCATTCACCCGCAAAGCATCGTGCATTCGCTCGTCGAGTATGTGGATGGGTCAGTGCTGGCCCAACTTGGTGTTCCCGACATGTCCATTCCGATCGCCTATGTGCTGGGTCACCCGGAACGGCTTCCACTGAATTACCTGCCACGGCTGGATCTGGCCGGTGCAGGCAAACTGGAGTTTGAGTCGCCGGACGTCGAACGATTTCCCTGCCTAACCCTAGCGTACCAAGCCTTGGCCCTGGGGGGCACCGCTCCTGCCGTCCTGAACGCGGCCAATGAAGAAGCAGTCGCTGCATTCCTGGCGGGGCGCGCAAAGTTTCTCGACATTCCACGCGTCATTCAAAGCGTGCTGCACAACCACGACCCCCAGGTGATCGATTGCCTCGAAACCGTGTTGCGGGCCGACCAATGGGCTCGAGCAAAAGCACACGAGATCATGCGCTAG
- a CDS encoding uroporphyrinogen III methyltransferase, giving the protein MAGKVVLVGAGPGDVGLITRRGQQWIERADVIVYDYLVNPALLDWAKPGAELIMAGKHGGGPRVEQEEIHRIVVTHARAGKIVVRLKGGDPLLFGRGGEEAEAARLAGIEVEIVPGVTSALAVPAYAGIPVTHRDWSSSVVIATGYEYPDKPELAVPWDVLGHPGQTVVLLMSQRQLRKNMERLLAAGRPPNTPVAVIQWGTRARQRTLEGTLCTIADRAEAAGIRPPVVVVVGEVVRLRQRLAWFEQKPLFGKTIVVTRPRSEAMRLAEILTDFGAEVIAFPTIEIAPPGSFEAFDRALQHPETFDWIVFTSANGVEAFARRICVSGHDIRQWHRAKIAAVGPQTARAAERLALKVDIVAPYYQAEGLAAALARENIAGARVFLPRAAGARPVLVEHLQRLGAEVCEVEAYRSVLPQAPSAPIVAEMLRAGEVDLVTFTSSSTVHNFVQLIREQQGIPVSGLPAACIGPITAATARSYGMDVRVEPPEFTASRLVQSIVEYFTQKGGGY; this is encoded by the coding sequence ATGGCTGGGAAAGTCGTTTTGGTCGGAGCGGGTCCGGGCGACGTTGGCCTCATCACGCGCCGAGGGCAACAGTGGATCGAGCGCGCCGATGTGATCGTTTACGATTATTTAGTGAACCCGGCGTTGCTGGACTGGGCCAAGCCGGGGGCGGAGTTAATTATGGCGGGCAAGCACGGGGGCGGCCCTCGTGTCGAGCAGGAGGAGATCCACCGAATTGTCGTCACTCACGCACGTGCCGGCAAAATCGTTGTGCGACTCAAAGGCGGGGACCCATTGCTTTTCGGGCGAGGGGGCGAGGAGGCTGAAGCGGCCCGCTTAGCTGGGATTGAAGTCGAGATCGTGCCAGGCGTCACATCTGCACTGGCAGTGCCGGCCTATGCTGGCATCCCCGTTACGCACCGCGATTGGTCCTCTTCCGTGGTCATTGCGACCGGCTACGAGTACCCGGACAAGCCCGAGCTTGCGGTCCCCTGGGATGTACTGGGCCATCCTGGTCAGACAGTAGTTCTGTTGATGAGCCAGCGGCAGCTCCGAAAGAACATGGAACGCTTGTTAGCCGCCGGTCGTCCCCCAAACACTCCGGTTGCCGTGATCCAGTGGGGAACACGAGCCCGCCAGCGTACGTTGGAAGGGACCCTCTGCACGATCGCCGATCGGGCAGAAGCCGCGGGCATTCGCCCGCCTGTGGTCGTGGTTGTGGGCGAAGTGGTGCGTCTGCGGCAGCGCCTTGCCTGGTTCGAGCAAAAACCCTTGTTCGGAAAGACCATCGTGGTGACGCGGCCGCGAAGCGAGGCCATGCGACTGGCAGAAATTTTAACTGACTTTGGTGCCGAAGTCATCGCTTTTCCAACGATCGAAATTGCACCACCTGGGTCATTCGAAGCCTTCGATCGCGCCCTGCAGCATCCGGAGACCTTTGACTGGATTGTGTTCACGAGTGCGAATGGTGTTGAGGCGTTTGCTCGAAGGATTTGTGTCTCCGGACACGACATTCGCCAGTGGCATCGGGCAAAGATTGCTGCCGTTGGCCCACAGACCGCGAGGGCGGCTGAGCGATTGGCCTTAAAAGTGGATATTGTCGCGCCTTACTACCAAGCCGAGGGGCTCGCGGCTGCCCTCGCCCGAGAGAACATTGCGGGCGCGCGGGTATTCCTACCGCGAGCGGCAGGAGCTCGGCCAGTTTTAGTGGAGCATCTGCAGCGTCTAGGGGCGGAGGTTTGCGAGGTGGAAGCGTACCGAAGCGTTCTCCCGCAGGCTCCGAGCGCGCCCATCGTGGCGGAAATGCTGCGCGCGGGGGAGGTGGACCTTGTGACGTTTACGAGCTCCAGCACCGTCCACAACTTCGTCCAACTGATTCGGGAGCAACAAGGCATTCCTGTGAGCGGCTTGCCGGCGGCCTGTATCGGTCCCATCACGGCCGCCACGGCGCGTTCTTACGGGATGGATGTACGCGTGGAGCCGCCGGAGTTCACTGCCAGTCGGTTGGTGCAATCCATCGTGGAGTATTTTACCCAGAAAGGAGGCGGCTACTAA
- the hemB gene encoding delta-aminolevulinic acid dehydratase, translating into MPFPEVRMRRLRRTPALRRLVRETTFTVDDLVMPLFVVPGHGVTRPIQSMPGIAQLSVDRAVEECRRIWDLGIPAVILFGVPEFKDATGSSAWQEDGVVQRAIRAIKREVPELAVITDVCLCEYTDHGHCGVVAGTDVDNDATLDLLAKEAVSHARAGADVVAPSDMMDGRVAAIREALDAEGFEHIPILSYAAKFASVFYGPFREAAQSAPKFGDRRTYQMDPANAQEALREVELDLEEGADIVMVKPALPCLDVVWRVKETFQCPVAAYQVSGEYAMLQALIQSGVVDEKRAVLESLIAIRRAGADFVLSYFATRVAPWLEESSW; encoded by the coding sequence ATGCCATTCCCGGAAGTTCGCATGAGACGACTGCGGCGCACCCCTGCCCTGCGGCGGTTGGTGCGCGAAACGACTTTCACCGTGGATGATTTGGTGATGCCTCTGTTCGTAGTGCCCGGCCACGGCGTAACGCGGCCAATTCAAAGCATGCCGGGAATTGCCCAGCTCTCGGTGGATCGAGCTGTCGAAGAGTGCCGCCGCATTTGGGACTTGGGCATTCCTGCTGTCATCCTATTTGGCGTGCCAGAGTTCAAGGATGCGACAGGATCGAGTGCTTGGCAGGAGGATGGCGTAGTCCAGAGAGCCATACGCGCCATCAAACGTGAAGTGCCCGAACTGGCCGTGATCACAGACGTGTGTCTATGCGAGTACACAGACCACGGTCACTGCGGCGTGGTGGCGGGAACCGATGTCGATAACGACGCCACACTGGATCTCTTGGCGAAGGAGGCGGTTTCTCACGCGCGTGCCGGGGCCGATGTTGTCGCGCCGTCAGATATGATGGATGGCCGAGTGGCGGCGATTCGGGAAGCCCTGGACGCAGAGGGTTTCGAACACATTCCCATTCTGTCTTACGCAGCCAAGTTTGCATCGGTCTTTTACGGTCCGTTTCGCGAGGCTGCACAGTCTGCCCCAAAGTTCGGCGACCGCCGCACCTATCAAATGGACCCCGCAAATGCCCAGGAGGCACTGCGGGAAGTCGAATTGGATTTGGAAGAAGGCGCAGACATCGTAATGGTCAAACCGGCACTGCCCTGCCTAGACGTGGTTTGGCGGGTCAAGGAAACCTTTCAGTGTCCGGTAGCGGCCTATCAGGTGAGCGGGGAATACGCGATGCTGCAAGCACTGATACAGAGCGGCGTTGTCGACGAAAAACGCGCAGTGCTGGAAAGCTTGATTGCGATCCGGCGTGCTGGGGCGGATTTCGTCCTGAGCTACTTTGCCACACGGGTGGCCCCTTGGTTGGAAGAGTCTTCTTGGTGA
- a CDS encoding precorrin-2 dehydrogenase has product MDQETDPSLFQPSPGSMRYLPIALSLRDRSCAVVGGGLVALQKCKILGDAGARLTVISPQVLEELASLIAQKQYTHVQRAYRQGDLRGHDLAVIATSEPAVQEAAAQEAQALGTLVNVVDRPELCSFIMPALLVRGDIVIAVSTSGRAPGFAAALRDRIAAWLGPEYGAALEIARRLRQVWKSQNLPMGERRRRAQLLLGDEFLNAVRTGDLESARTYIEKVQGEAVPREILRGLVP; this is encoded by the coding sequence ATGGACCAGGAGACTGACCCCAGCCTGTTTCAACCCTCCCCGGGTTCGATGAGATACTTGCCGATTGCACTTTCCCTCCGCGATCGGTCCTGTGCGGTCGTGGGCGGTGGTTTGGTCGCCCTGCAGAAATGTAAAATTCTAGGGGACGCGGGAGCTCGCCTTACGGTCATCAGCCCGCAAGTATTGGAAGAGCTTGCGAGCCTCATTGCTCAGAAACAGTACACTCACGTCCAGCGCGCCTATCGGCAAGGGGATTTGCGCGGGCATGACTTGGCTGTGATCGCAACGAGCGAACCGGCCGTGCAAGAAGCGGCCGCGCAGGAGGCGCAGGCACTGGGTACCTTGGTCAATGTGGTCGATCGTCCGGAGCTTTGCAGCTTCATCATGCCAGCTCTACTCGTTCGCGGCGACATTGTGATTGCCGTCAGTACGTCAGGGCGGGCTCCAGGCTTTGCCGCGGCGTTGCGTGACCGCATTGCTGCTTGGCTCGGGCCGGAATACGGCGCTGCTTTGGAGATAGCTCGGCGGTTGCGCCAAGTTTGGAAATCTCAGAATCTGCCGATGGGGGAACGCCGGCGCCGTGCTCAGCTCCTCTTGGGGGATGAGTTCTTGAACGCGGTGCGAACTGGCGACCTGGAGTCGGCTCGAACCTACATCGAGAAGGTCCAAGGTGAGGCGGTGCCGAGGGAAATCCTGAGAGGCCTGGTACCATGA
- the nadB gene encoding L-aspartate oxidase, with protein sequence MQTYDFLVIGSGLAGLTFALKAAPYGTVAVVTKDFLPESATEYAQGGIASVWSPEDSFQDHARDTIEAGAGLCHEDVVDLVVREGPLRVQELIQLGTRFDTKNDSDTEYDLGQEGGHSRRRILHASDATGHEIMRALLSAVRQQANITIFERHLAVDLLVDAKFDPGANPPQCWGAYVLDVARGLVSRFQARATLLATGGAGKVYLYTSNPDVATGDGIAMAFRAGVPVANMEFFQFHPTCLYHPQAKSFLISEALRGEGAILRTPDGTAFMKRYDPRGELAPRDIVARAIDNEMKVHGYDCVYLDITHRDPNFVRERFPLIYERCLRFGIDITREWIPVVPAAHYCCGGAVTDQNGATSLRRLYAAGETAMTGLHGANRLASNSLLEALVFGHRAAASAVKLLERDSASLPELPEWNPGQAVDSDEMVVVSQNWDEIRRMMWNYVGIVRSNRRLARAYKRIRLLQEEIEQYYWDFLITADLIELRNIALVAELIIQSAILRKESRGLHYNIDYPSRDDIRWKHDTVLVPGEPFTCDVC encoded by the coding sequence GTGCAAACGTACGATTTCCTTGTGATCGGTAGTGGTCTAGCCGGCTTAACCTTTGCGCTGAAAGCCGCGCCGTACGGGACGGTCGCAGTGGTCACGAAAGACTTTCTCCCCGAGAGCGCCACTGAGTATGCCCAGGGAGGGATCGCATCGGTTTGGAGCCCGGAGGATTCGTTTCAAGACCATGCCCGTGACACGATTGAGGCAGGGGCAGGTCTTTGCCACGAGGACGTCGTCGATCTCGTGGTTCGCGAGGGGCCGTTGCGGGTACAAGAACTGATTCAGTTGGGGACTCGGTTCGATACCAAAAACGACTCGGACACGGAATACGACTTGGGCCAGGAAGGCGGGCACAGCCGCCGCCGCATTTTGCATGCGTCGGATGCCACCGGTCACGAAATCATGCGCGCATTGCTGAGTGCGGTCCGGCAACAAGCAAACATCACAATTTTCGAGCGACATTTGGCCGTAGATCTTCTCGTGGATGCCAAATTTGACCCTGGCGCGAATCCTCCACAGTGCTGGGGAGCCTATGTACTCGACGTCGCGCGCGGGCTGGTAAGCCGGTTCCAAGCGCGAGCCACTTTGCTTGCTACCGGGGGGGCCGGCAAGGTTTACCTGTATACGAGCAACCCAGACGTGGCCACGGGAGATGGTATTGCCATGGCTTTTCGTGCCGGCGTTCCTGTCGCGAACATGGAATTTTTTCAGTTCCACCCAACTTGCTTGTACCACCCGCAAGCAAAATCGTTCCTCATCTCGGAAGCCTTGCGAGGCGAGGGGGCCATCCTTCGTACGCCAGACGGCACCGCTTTCATGAAGCGCTACGATCCGCGTGGCGAACTTGCTCCCAGGGACATTGTGGCGCGGGCCATTGACAATGAGATGAAAGTGCACGGCTACGATTGTGTGTACCTCGACATTACCCACCGTGACCCCAATTTTGTGCGCGAGCGCTTTCCGTTGATTTACGAGCGCTGTCTCCGTTTCGGGATCGACATCACCCGAGAATGGATCCCGGTTGTACCTGCGGCTCACTATTGTTGCGGCGGGGCAGTGACCGATCAAAACGGCGCTACTTCCTTGCGACGCCTGTACGCGGCCGGCGAGACGGCGATGACCGGCTTACACGGGGCGAACCGCTTAGCGTCCAACTCACTACTGGAGGCGTTAGTGTTTGGGCACCGTGCTGCTGCGTCCGCAGTGAAGCTTCTCGAACGCGATTCTGCATCTCTACCCGAACTGCCGGAATGGAACCCCGGCCAAGCGGTGGACAGCGACGAAATGGTGGTCGTGAGCCAAAATTGGGACGAGATTCGTCGCATGATGTGGAACTATGTGGGTATCGTGCGCTCGAATCGGCGACTGGCACGGGCTTACAAGCGCATTCGACTGCTGCAAGAGGAAATCGAGCAATACTACTGGGACTTTCTCATTACGGCCGACCTTATCGAGTTGAGAAACATTGCGCTGGTGGCCGAACTCATTATCCAGTCTGCAATCCTGCGAAAGGAGTCGCGTGGGCTCCATTACAATATCGACTATCCGTCTCGCGACGACATTCGCTGGAAGCACGACACCGTCTTGGTTCCCGGTGAACCTTTTACGTGCGATGTCTGTTGA
- the gspC gene encoding general secretion pathway protein GspC: MKLSPRHLIWVNFLLLTLVAYLGASAVSAAIAARLAVAPEVHLKPPPPPIQKPAKRPLAAYAAISSRDIFNPAKPVEEVKVEAPPPPTKLNLKLWGVSLHTQGPSYCVIEDLASHKQDVYRVGDQVPGSATVKAINWDHVVLDRGGFEEVLEMAQPGGGLPGGVPSVGGQRVIVNASFPSAIPDPSAPPAAQNPYIQQVGENEFHIDRAEVDRQLDNMNQLLTQMRAVPHFENGRSTGFRLFAIRQGSIFEQLGLRNGDVIQSINGQDLSDPAKALALFQELRNASEIKVAGVRNKQPFETLYRIR, from the coding sequence ATGAAGCTCTCGCCGCGGCACCTGATTTGGGTTAATTTTTTACTGCTGACACTCGTGGCTTACCTAGGGGCTTCGGCCGTGAGCGCTGCAATCGCCGCCCGTCTCGCCGTTGCTCCTGAGGTGCACCTCAAACCTCCACCGCCGCCCATTCAGAAGCCGGCGAAGCGCCCCCTGGCTGCGTACGCGGCGATTAGTTCGCGCGATATTTTCAATCCGGCCAAGCCAGTGGAGGAAGTCAAAGTCGAGGCACCGCCCCCTCCGACGAAACTCAACCTTAAGCTTTGGGGGGTATCGCTTCATACGCAAGGGCCTTCGTATTGCGTCATCGAGGACTTGGCGAGTCACAAGCAAGACGTGTACAGAGTGGGAGACCAAGTTCCCGGTTCGGCCACCGTCAAGGCGATCAATTGGGACCACGTGGTGCTAGATCGGGGTGGCTTCGAAGAAGTCCTGGAGATGGCGCAACCAGGCGGAGGGCTGCCGGGAGGGGTACCTTCTGTCGGGGGGCAGCGCGTGATCGTCAATGCGTCGTTTCCTTCTGCGATTCCGGATCCAAGCGCTCCTCCTGCTGCTCAAAACCCGTACATCCAGCAAGTGGGAGAGAACGAATTCCACATTGACCGTGCTGAGGTCGACCGGCAATTGGACAACATGAACCAGTTGCTCACGCAAATGCGGGCGGTACCTCACTTTGAAAACGGCCGCTCGACGGGCTTCCGCTTATTTGCGATTCGGCAGGGGAGCATTTTTGAGCAGCTTGGGCTTCGCAATGGTGATGTGATCCAGTCAATCAATGGCCAGGATCTCAGTGACCCAGCAAAAGCTCTGGCACTGTTTCAGGAACTGAGAAACGCGAGCGAGATCAAGGTTGCTGGGGTTCGAAACAAGCAACCGTTCGAAACTCTCTACCGAATCCGGTAA
- a CDS encoding c-type cytochrome biogenesis protein CcsB, with protein MSIALLLMTFGVYLSGTAAFLIHVVSGSEWSRRLGHGSLLLAVCTHAGALASRVGAFGYEALGPLPEQLSLVALFAVAVYLLVSVRVALAAVGAVLAPLAALATGSAYFFETGGPVASASRQGIWLPAHIGPTLLGYGVFALSFCLSLAYLLQERQIKRNARSGVFRRLPPLETLDQWNYRFVAWGFVFFTVGILTGAWLARQTWGSLWSWDPVQAWAWVVWIFYAGLLHLRSVGWRGKRAAQLVVWSFLLLLVSFIGVSMFFPGRHGVQTSWTLNS; from the coding sequence ATGAGTATAGCGTTGTTGCTGATGACGTTCGGAGTGTACCTCTCGGGAACCGCCGCATTCCTGATCCATGTGGTCTCCGGGTCAGAATGGTCTCGGCGGCTCGGGCACGGTTCGTTGTTGTTGGCGGTTTGCACACATGCGGGGGCGCTCGCCTCTCGTGTCGGCGCCTTTGGCTATGAGGCGCTCGGCCCTTTGCCGGAGCAGCTCTCCCTGGTGGCATTGTTTGCAGTTGCGGTGTATCTCCTAGTGTCGGTTCGGGTTGCCCTCGCCGCCGTCGGAGCGGTTCTGGCGCCATTGGCCGCGCTGGCGACCGGATCGGCGTATTTCTTTGAAACCGGCGGGCCGGTGGCGTCCGCCTCGCGACAGGGCATTTGGTTGCCCGCACACATCGGCCCTACCTTGTTGGGCTACGGTGTGTTCGCGTTGTCGTTTTGCCTGAGTTTGGCCTACCTGCTTCAGGAAAGACAGATCAAACGGAACGCCCGCAGCGGAGTCTTTCGCCGTCTCCCCCCGTTGGAAACCTTGGACCAGTGGAACTACCGGTTCGTGGCGTGGGGCTTCGTGTTTTTCACCGTAGGGATCCTTACGGGCGCCTGGCTTGCCCGGCAAACCTGGGGGAGCTTGTGGTCTTGGGACCCAGTCCAGGCCTGGGCTTGGGTCGTATGGATTTTTTATGCGGGTCTCTTGCACTTGCGCAGCGTCGGGTGGCGCGGAAAACGGGCGGCGCAACTTGTTGTTTGGTCTTTTCTTCTTCTGCTGGTTTCATTTATCGGCGTGAGCATGTTCTTCCCGGGGCGCCACGGGGTCCAAACATCATGGACGCTCAACTCCTGA